A region of Leptospiraceae bacterium DNA encodes the following proteins:
- the gspN gene encoding type II secretion system protein GspN, whose product MLDNEELLPEEDDRELEEFLEIEDGFAGDEGFDEVESTKLSLKEKLILWFIGFISFVIFFIYIFPFEELGRYFIARATAPSGVIIDFKKLNFSYFGSRSVDSLVIQTPSTVNLKTEKLELNASLINLVSGKFDGTLDLISFNFENSSIEFLLRNVLLKGKLSNVLEGDLLKLQGTTNIDVIGGSIVKSPFIAEIDSDLSGVKIKNISGELQFNKGSISLSNILFSTSIASIKLNGRIVLNKDFNNSNLDLSLCPRLTKSFANERPHVESFLQLYKMQNKTDCIEIKGTFSRPALPALSKMMGPGAGGSSAPSAPSMPANPANNP is encoded by the coding sequence ATGTTAGATAATGAAGAATTACTTCCGGAAGAAGATGATAGGGAACTGGAAGAATTTTTAGAAATTGAAGATGGCTTTGCCGGAGACGAAGGCTTTGATGAGGTCGAAAGCACTAAGTTAAGCCTTAAGGAAAAACTAATACTCTGGTTTATAGGTTTTATTTCTTTTGTAATATTCTTTATTTACATTTTTCCGTTTGAAGAATTGGGAAGATATTTTATTGCCAGAGCGACTGCACCAAGCGGTGTGATTATTGATTTTAAAAAGCTAAATTTTTCTTATTTTGGTTCTCGAAGTGTAGATAGTCTCGTGATTCAAACTCCTTCTACTGTTAATTTAAAAACTGAGAAATTAGAGTTGAACGCTTCTTTGATAAATCTTGTCTCAGGTAAATTTGATGGAACGCTTGACTTGATTTCTTTTAATTTTGAAAATTCCAGTATTGAATTTTTACTCAGGAATGTCTTATTAAAAGGGAAGTTGAGTAATGTCTTGGAAGGAGACCTTTTAAAGTTACAGGGGACAACCAATATCGATGTAATCGGAGGTTCTATTGTAAAATCTCCTTTTATTGCAGAAATAGATAGTGATTTAAGCGGAGTAAAGATAAAAAATATTTCCGGAGAATTGCAGTTCAACAAGGGAAGCATTTCTTTGAGTAATATTTTATTCAGTACGAGTATTGCGAGTATAAAGCTGAACGGCAGGATTGTATTGAATAAAGATTTTAACAATTCTAATTTGGACTTGAGCCTCTGTCCCAGACTCACAAAATCCTTTGCTAATGAAAGGCCACACGTAGAAAGTTTTCTGCAACTTTATAAGATGCAAAATAAAACGGATTGTATTGAAATTAAAGGAACATTTAGCAGGCCTGCATTGCCGGCACTCAGTAAAATGATGGGACCCGGTGCGGGTGGCTCTTCCGCACCATCGGCACCTTCTATGCCGGCTAACCCGGCAAATAATCCTTGA
- a CDS encoding GMC family oxidoreductase translates to MSDLNLDYDYVIIGSGFGGSVSAHRLTEKGYKVLVIEKGKRLEGKDFPKTNWNLKRWLWLPQLKFHGLFKMTFFRHISILSGVGVGGGSLVYANTLPVPKSKFFESGSWAGLADWQKELMPFYNTALTMLGASKNPRLEAGDLALQELAKNIGKEDHFEPTHVAVFFGEPNKTVPDPYFGGKGPERTGCNFCGGCMIGCQHNSKNTLDKNYLYFAEKNGATIQPESEVYDVLPLDGNKGETGYKIKWRNSTSSSGKKGEVTAKGVIFAGGVLGTVDLLLRLKTTSLPNISDMIGGNIRTNSESIIPITTYDKSKEFWKGVAIGSILHTDENSHLEPVRYSKGSGFWRLLLLPMVDGSNMLIRFFQLFINLIKHPIRNFKIIFTDDWSKRTSVMLFMQTLDSTLRFKRGLFGMKSTMEKGKKPSAFIPEAITLFKKYAEIIKGMPFALVNEAILGIPSTAHILGGAVMGKDASEGVINSENRVFGYENMLVCDGSMISANIGVNPSLSITAISERAMSKIPPKS, encoded by the coding sequence AGTTTTAGTAATCGAAAAAGGAAAACGTCTAGAAGGTAAGGACTTTCCTAAAACCAACTGGAACCTCAAACGCTGGCTCTGGCTCCCTCAGCTTAAATTCCACGGCCTTTTTAAAATGACTTTTTTCCGTCATATTTCCATCCTTTCCGGTGTAGGAGTCGGTGGTGGTTCCCTGGTCTATGCCAACACCCTGCCGGTACCCAAGTCCAAATTCTTCGAATCGGGCTCCTGGGCCGGCCTTGCAGACTGGCAAAAAGAACTCATGCCCTTTTATAACACAGCTCTCACTATGCTGGGAGCTTCCAAAAATCCGAGACTGGAAGCCGGAGATTTAGCCTTGCAGGAACTGGCAAAAAATATTGGTAAAGAAGATCATTTTGAACCTACACATGTAGCTGTTTTCTTCGGAGAACCTAATAAAACGGTTCCCGATCCTTATTTTGGTGGTAAGGGTCCGGAAAGAACCGGTTGTAACTTCTGCGGAGGTTGCATGATAGGTTGCCAGCATAATTCCAAAAATACGCTCGATAAAAACTACCTTTACTTTGCCGAAAAAAATGGAGCCACCATCCAGCCGGAATCCGAAGTCTATGATGTTTTACCTCTCGATGGGAATAAGGGAGAGACAGGTTACAAAATCAAATGGAGAAACTCCACATCTTCTTCCGGAAAAAAAGGAGAAGTTACAGCTAAAGGAGTTATTTTTGCCGGTGGAGTTTTAGGAACTGTTGATCTACTTTTACGCTTAAAAACCACATCACTACCAAATATCTCTGATATGATAGGAGGGAACATTCGCACGAACTCGGAAAGCATCATACCAATTACAACCTATGATAAAAGTAAAGAGTTCTGGAAAGGTGTGGCCATCGGTTCTATTCTGCACACAGATGAAAACAGTCACTTAGAACCTGTACGTTACTCAAAAGGTTCCGGTTTTTGGAGACTTCTACTTCTACCCATGGTCGATGGAAGCAATATGCTTATTCGTTTCTTCCAACTCTTCATCAACCTTATCAAACACCCGATTCGAAATTTTAAAATTATTTTTACAGACGACTGGTCTAAACGCACTTCTGTAATGCTTTTCATGCAAACACTGGATAGTACCCTTCGCTTTAAGCGGGGACTATTCGGTATGAAATCCACTATGGAGAAGGGAAAAAAGCCTTCTGCATTCATTCCTGAAGCTATTACTCTTTTTAAAAAATATGCTGAGATTATAAAGGGAATGCCCTTTGCCCTGGTAAATGAAGCAATACTGGGTATCCCGAGTACCGCCCACATTTTAGGAGGAGCCGTCATGGGAAAAGATGCTTCCGAAGGAGTGATAAACAGCGAAAATAGAGTATTCGGTTACGAAAATATGCTCGTTTGTGATGGTTCCATGATATCAGCGAACATTGGGGTGAATCCTTCTCTCTCGATCACTGCCATAAGCGAAAGAGCTATGAGTAAAATTCCCCCAAAGTCATAA